From Acidobacteriota bacterium, one genomic window encodes:
- the menC gene encoding o-succinylbenzoate synthase yields MKIEQIELREVQMPLISFFETSFGRTTLRRVILVRVFGEGLVGYGESTAPEGPFYNHESTATAWHVLQDFVVPRVFAAKISHPREVAPLLRPIRGHNMAKAAVETAIWDLYARLQGKPLHQLLGGQHKTLDCGVSIGIQESPAKLLDKIEKELLAGYQRIKMKIKPGWDVAVVREVRRRFPEILLMCDANSAYSLADLDRLKALDDFDLLMIEQPLAWNDILDHVQLQKVLRTPICLDESILDGEDARKAIDAGACRIVNIKLGRVGGYTEALRVHDVCQDRRIPVWCGGMLETGIGRAHNVALSTLANFRLPGDVSASKRYFRKDLIEPEVEVDPQGRIHVLPDAGIGFRPHLERIDQVTVRTRSLRP; encoded by the coding sequence ATGAAGATCGAACAGATTGAGCTCCGTGAAGTGCAGATGCCGCTGATCTCCTTTTTCGAGACCAGCTTCGGCCGGACCACCCTGCGGCGGGTGATTCTGGTTCGAGTCTTTGGGGAAGGCCTGGTCGGCTACGGAGAATCCACCGCTCCCGAGGGCCCGTTCTACAATCACGAATCCACTGCTACCGCCTGGCACGTGCTCCAGGATTTCGTGGTCCCCAGGGTCTTTGCCGCGAAGATCTCCCATCCGCGGGAGGTGGCCCCGCTGCTCAGACCCATCCGAGGCCACAATATGGCCAAAGCCGCGGTGGAGACGGCCATCTGGGATCTTTATGCCCGCCTGCAGGGTAAGCCCCTGCACCAACTGCTTGGGGGACAGCACAAGACCCTGGATTGCGGAGTCTCCATCGGCATCCAGGAGAGCCCTGCCAAACTGCTCGACAAGATCGAAAAGGAGCTGCTGGCGGGCTACCAGCGAATCAAGATGAAGATCAAGCCCGGGTGGGACGTGGCCGTGGTGAGGGAAGTCCGAAGGCGCTTCCCCGAGATCCTGCTGATGTGCGATGCCAACTCCGCCTACAGCCTGGCCGATCTGGATCGCCTGAAGGCCCTGGATGATTTCGACCTGTTGATGATCGAGCAGCCCCTTGCCTGGAACGACATCCTGGACCACGTCCAACTCCAGAAGGTCCTGCGCACGCCCATCTGTCTGGACGAATCCATCCTGGACGGCGAGGACGCCCGCAAGGCCATCGACGCCGGGGCCTGCCGGATCGTCAACATCAAGCTGGGAAGAGTCGGCGGCTACACCGAAGCCCTCCGGGTTCACGACGTTTGCCAGGATCGCCGCATTCCCGTCTGGTGCGGGGGAATGCTGGAAACGGGAATCGGCCGAGCCCACAACGTGGCCCTCTCCACCCTGGCGAATTTCAGGTTGCCGGGAGATGTTTCCGCCAGCAAGCGCTACTTTCGGAAGGACCTGATTGAGCCGGAAGTGGAGGTAGACCCGCAGGGCAGGATCCACGTGCTGCCGGATGCGGGTATCGGCTTCCGGCCCCACCTGGAGCGCATCGATCAGGTGACGGTGAGAACCCGGTCGCTGCGGCCCTGA
- a CDS encoding glycosyltransferase family 9 protein produces the protein MTPPAGLLTSLSPGSRILFIRLRSLGDTVLSTPLYAALKAWRPDLRLSALVEEPFDEALYRNPDLESVFPLQVHRTKQRSTARARWQTLRQIRRMRFDCCINLHGGTTSAWLTGLSGARFRIGLQGYRNSFCYNVRTELPSPPPGVRWHSARFQLEWLYRLGLQKGPDPPARLVPDPGLRSVLEARLRDAGLEPSRPVCVIQPSSRFHTKEWTDSGFAEISDFLQEHGYATLLVGTREEKPKIRRVAGLCRNRPASIWGLTISELTGVLGQASLFVGNDSGPTHMAAALGVPVLVLFGSSDSHLWRPWQAVHEIVQNPFDCNPCPGYRCHVFGKPQCILSITPQQVKEALQRLLKRVH, from the coding sequence ATGACGCCTCCAGCAGGACTATTAACCAGCCTTTCACCGGGTTCGAGGATTCTGTTCATCCGGCTTCGCTCCCTGGGCGACACCGTTCTGTCCACCCCTCTCTATGCCGCCCTCAAGGCCTGGAGGCCGGACCTGCGTCTCTCGGCGCTGGTGGAAGAACCCTTCGATGAAGCTCTGTATCGTAATCCCGATCTGGAATCGGTCTTCCCTCTGCAGGTCCACCGGACCAAGCAGCGGTCCACCGCCAGGGCTCGCTGGCAGACGCTGCGGCAGATCCGCCGAATGCGCTTCGACTGCTGCATCAACCTGCACGGAGGCACCACCAGCGCCTGGCTCACAGGCCTGAGCGGGGCCCGCTTTCGCATCGGCCTGCAGGGCTATCGCAATTCCTTCTGCTACAACGTTCGCACGGAGTTGCCGTCGCCGCCCCCCGGGGTCCGTTGGCACTCGGCCAGATTTCAATTGGAATGGCTCTATCGACTGGGCCTGCAGAAAGGTCCCGATCCTCCGGCTCGCCTCGTCCCGGACCCGGGCCTCCGGTCCGTGCTGGAGGCCCGTCTTAGGGATGCCGGTCTCGAGCCCTCTCGACCAGTGTGCGTGATTCAGCCCAGCTCCCGCTTCCATACCAAGGAGTGGACGGATTCCGGTTTTGCCGAGATCTCAGACTTCCTGCAGGAGCACGGATATGCCACGTTGCTGGTCGGCACCCGGGAGGAGAAACCCAAGATCAGGAGGGTGGCCGGCCTCTGCCGGAACCGGCCTGCTTCGATATGGGGCCTTACGATCTCCGAATTGACCGGAGTCTTGGGTCAGGCCAGTCTGTTTGTGGGAAACGACAGCGGGCCCACTCACATGGCGGCGGCCCTGGGAGTCCCCGTGCTGGTGCTCTTCGGGTCCTCCGATTCACACCTGTGGCGCCCCTGGCAAGCCGTCCATGAAATCGTGCAGAATCCCTTCGACTGCAATCCCTGCCCCGGCTACCGCTGTCATGTATTCGGAAAACCCCAGTGTATTCTGAGCATTACCCCCCAACAGGTGAAGGAAGCCTTGCAGCGATTGCTGAAGCGGGTGCATTGA
- a CDS encoding ArgE/DapE family deacylase, translating into MATKAEKRMVLDVIDGMQEEIVTAVSELVQIRSINPGYPGTDYEAEVGGETQANQYLAGHYQQLGVEVDLWEVEPKRANLAGVWKGTGGGKSLLFNGHIDTVPTGLPETWKSGDPLSGKVEGGRIYGRGSCDMKGPLVSQMMAIKAIQSAGLELKGELTLSATAGEENMDSATIGAGDLPKRGYRADAAVVSEPSAPPYPLAVVPVSPGLWWVSVTVEGKASHASTRGETFRAGGLGAEVAVNAIDKGVYLVNMIRKLEDEWGLTKKHPLFKPGHFTMLPGVITGAPHGVQVPFFISDFCTIEYCLWYHPEDSPEAVRQEFEEYLSHACQLDEWLRLHPPKVEWKVNWPAYSVDPDHAICQAMAAAHGEAAQGSRFDVPARFAGFYAVCDAAFLNRQEIPSIVYGPGSILVAHAADEYVEIDELMVATKAYALLAMDWCEVSA; encoded by the coding sequence GTGGCAACCAAGGCCGAAAAGCGCATGGTTCTGGACGTCATTGACGGCATGCAGGAGGAAATCGTGACAGCCGTCAGTGAGCTGGTTCAGATTCGCAGCATCAATCCGGGTTACCCCGGGACCGATTACGAGGCCGAAGTCGGGGGCGAAACCCAAGCCAACCAGTACCTGGCCGGACACTACCAACAGCTCGGAGTGGAAGTCGACCTTTGGGAGGTCGAGCCGAAACGGGCCAATCTGGCCGGTGTCTGGAAGGGAACCGGCGGGGGCAAGTCGCTGCTCTTCAATGGACATATCGATACGGTTCCCACCGGCCTGCCCGAGACCTGGAAGTCCGGAGATCCCCTGAGCGGCAAGGTCGAGGGAGGGCGGATCTACGGCCGGGGATCCTGCGACATGAAGGGTCCTCTGGTCTCTCAGATGATGGCGATCAAGGCGATCCAGTCGGCGGGGCTCGAGCTCAAGGGGGAACTGACTCTCTCCGCCACTGCGGGCGAGGAGAATATGGACAGCGCCACCATCGGAGCCGGCGATCTGCCCAAGCGGGGCTATCGGGCCGACGCCGCCGTGGTCTCGGAACCCTCGGCGCCACCGTACCCCCTGGCAGTGGTGCCGGTCTCACCCGGCTTGTGGTGGGTCAGTGTGACCGTCGAGGGGAAGGCCAGCCATGCCTCCACCCGCGGAGAGACCTTTCGGGCCGGCGGCCTGGGAGCCGAGGTGGCTGTCAATGCCATCGACAAGGGCGTTTACCTGGTCAACATGATCCGCAAGCTGGAGGACGAGTGGGGACTGACCAAGAAACATCCACTCTTCAAGCCCGGCCACTTCACCATGCTGCCGGGCGTCATCACGGGTGCCCCTCACGGCGTTCAGGTACCCTTCTTCATATCGGATTTCTGCACGATCGAGTATTGCCTGTGGTATCACCCCGAGGATTCTCCCGAGGCGGTCCGGCAGGAGTTCGAGGAATATCTCAGCCATGCCTGCCAGTTGGACGAATGGCTCCGGCTCCATCCGCCCAAAGTGGAATGGAAGGTCAACTGGCCGGCCTATTCGGTGGATCCCGACCATGCGATCTGCCAGGCCATGGCCGCTGCCCACGGGGAAGCCGCGCAGGGATCACGATTCGACGTGCCGGCCCGGTTCGCCGGTTTCTACGCGGTGTGCGACGCCGCCTTTCTCAACCGGCAGGAGATTCCAAGCATTGTCTACGGGCCCGGCAGCATCCTGGTCGCACACGCTGCCGACGAGTATGTCGAGATCGACGAGCTCATGGTGGCCACCAAGGCCTATGCCTTGCTGGCCATGGATTGGTGTGAAGTGAGTGCGTAG
- the gcvPA gene encoding aminomethyl-transferring glycine dehydrogenase subunit GcvPA, which translates to MSNDPVVYPYIPNSVPEIKARMLEEIGAGSIEELYAEIPSHLRFKGPLNLPEPILDEASIKRHVEQLLRKNRNCSEYLSFLGAGCAQHYVPAVCDEINNRAEFLTAYVGESYADHGKWQAFFEYASLMGDLLEMDVLSCPLYDGPQAAATSLRMASRITGRPRVLLPRSMGEETLSIIRNYLKGGGDSALEVSLIQLDPATGLVDIRDLRSKLSDHTAAVAIENPGYLGVIETRAEEIGRMVKAHGAELVVYTDPISLGVMAPPANYGATFACGDFHPLGMHLLCGGGQGGFIATHDDMRYVAEFKDLMFGLTETVREGEYGFGEVLFERTSYGSREKGKEYTGTTTGLWAITAGVYLALLGPRGMQELGQVIMQRAQYAAKRIAGIQGVKVLFPTPFFKEFVVSFGDTGQSVEQVNKSLLEHRILGGRDLSGEFPELGQSALYCVTEIMTKEDIDRLVTALEAVAGQG; encoded by the coding sequence ATGAGCAACGACCCCGTTGTTTACCCCTATATTCCCAACTCGGTCCCTGAGATCAAGGCGCGGATGCTGGAGGAGATCGGCGCCGGCAGTATCGAGGAGCTGTACGCCGAGATCCCGAGCCATTTGCGGTTCAAGGGCCCCCTGAACCTGCCTGAACCCATACTGGACGAAGCTTCCATCAAGAGGCACGTGGAGCAGTTGCTGCGGAAAAACCGGAACTGTTCGGAGTACCTCAGTTTCCTGGGAGCCGGCTGTGCTCAGCACTACGTTCCGGCGGTGTGCGATGAGATCAACAACCGCGCCGAGTTCCTCACGGCTTACGTGGGGGAGTCCTATGCCGATCACGGCAAGTGGCAGGCGTTCTTCGAGTACGCCAGCCTGATGGGAGACCTGCTGGAGATGGATGTCCTGAGCTGTCCCCTCTATGACGGACCTCAGGCAGCCGCCACCTCTCTGCGCATGGCCTCCCGCATCACCGGGCGCCCTCGGGTCCTGCTGCCCAGATCCATGGGCGAAGAGACCCTGTCCATCATCAGGAACTATCTCAAGGGGGGCGGGGACTCCGCGCTCGAAGTGAGTCTCATCCAGTTGGACCCGGCGACCGGCCTGGTGGATATCCGCGACCTGAGATCCAAGCTGTCGGACCACACGGCGGCGGTGGCGATCGAAAATCCCGGATACCTGGGTGTGATCGAGACCCGGGCCGAGGAGATCGGCCGCATGGTCAAAGCCCACGGCGCCGAATTGGTGGTCTACACCGATCCCATCTCCCTGGGCGTGATGGCCCCTCCCGCAAACTACGGCGCCACCTTCGCCTGCGGAGATTTTCATCCCCTGGGCATGCATCTGCTCTGCGGCGGTGGGCAGGGAGGCTTCATCGCCACCCATGACGACATGAGATATGTCGCCGAATTCAAGGACCTGATGTTCGGTCTTACCGAAACCGTTCGCGAAGGGGAGTATGGCTTTGGCGAGGTGCTATTCGAGAGGACCTCCTACGGTTCCCGCGAAAAGGGCAAGGAGTATACCGGCACCACCACCGGGTTGTGGGCCATCACGGCGGGAGTCTATCTGGCTCTGTTGGGTCCCAGGGGGATGCAGGAGCTGGGTCAGGTCATCATGCAGAGGGCCCAGTATGCCGCCAAGCGCATCGCGGGGATCCAAGGCGTCAAGGTGCTCTTTCCCACACCCTTCTTCAAGGAATTCGTCGTGAGTTTTGGAGACACCGGGCAAAGCGTGGAGCAGGTCAACAAGTCCCTGCTGGAGCACCGGATCCTTGGCGGCAGGGACCTCTCCGGGGAATTCCCGGAATTGGGGCAAAGCGCTCTCTACTGCGTCACCGAAATCATGACCAAGGAGGACATCGACCGGCTGGTCACGGCCCTGGAGGCTGTTGCAGGGCAAGGCTGA
- the gcvPB gene encoding aminomethyl-transferring glycine dehydrogenase subunit GcvPB — MGRNQSTLLRKFHQARWDEEIICEMSVPGERGILVPRVEREIEAEIGDGVSRIPANLRREKPAALPEVSQVRTLRHFLRLSQETMGADMTVDASEGTCTMKYSPKVHEQLVGNPGLRDIHPLQDEDTMQGILEVYFRLEEFLKEISGLDHFSFQPGGGAQGVYANACMVRAWHEARGDEKRSEIITTLFSHPCDAASPATAGYKVITLMPDQRGYPDLEAMKAALSERTAGIFVTNPEDTGIYNPRIDEYVKAAHRVGALCAYDQANANGILGITRAREAGFDLCHFNIHKTFSSPHACMGHSTGAVGVVGELGRFLPVPRVTFDGTGYHLEYDRPDSIGRVRCFFGNAPTILRAYAWIMQHGADGLREVAECSVLNNNYLLKKLSEIPGVVIQYAQGKRRLEQVRYSWDKLKQDTGVGTEDVMRRMADFGLQHYWMSHPPWIVPEPFTLEPCESYSKDDLDEYIAVLRQISREAYQDPQFVKNAPHNSVVHKVPSPGIDEPERIAVTWRQYQRKKRTATADPQV; from the coding sequence ATGGGCAGGAACCAATCGACGCTGTTGCGCAAGTTCCATCAGGCGAGGTGGGATGAGGAGATCATCTGCGAGATGAGCGTCCCGGGCGAGCGCGGAATCCTCGTCCCCAGGGTTGAACGGGAAATAGAGGCCGAGATCGGAGACGGGGTTTCCAGGATCCCGGCAAACCTCAGGAGAGAAAAGCCGGCCGCACTGCCCGAAGTCAGCCAGGTTCGCACCCTGCGACACTTCCTGCGACTTTCCCAGGAGACCATGGGCGCGGACATGACCGTCGATGCCAGCGAGGGGACCTGTACCATGAAGTACAGCCCCAAGGTTCACGAACAACTGGTGGGGAACCCGGGCCTCAGGGATATTCATCCCCTTCAGGACGAGGACACCATGCAGGGCATTCTGGAGGTTTACTTCCGGTTGGAAGAGTTCCTCAAGGAGATATCGGGTCTGGACCATTTCAGTTTCCAACCGGGCGGCGGCGCCCAGGGTGTCTACGCCAATGCCTGCATGGTTCGGGCCTGGCACGAGGCCAGGGGGGATGAGAAGAGATCGGAGATTATTACCACGTTGTTCTCTCACCCCTGCGACGCCGCCAGTCCGGCCACCGCCGGATACAAGGTGATCACCCTCATGCCCGACCAACGCGGATATCCCGACCTGGAAGCCATGAAGGCGGCTCTGTCCGAGCGTACGGCCGGGATTTTCGTTACCAACCCGGAGGACACCGGAATTTACAACCCCAGGATCGATGAATACGTCAAGGCGGCCCACCGGGTGGGAGCCCTCTGCGCCTACGACCAGGCCAACGCCAACGGAATCCTGGGCATTACCCGAGCCAGGGAAGCCGGGTTCGATCTCTGCCACTTCAATATCCACAAGACCTTTTCCTCTCCCCACGCCTGCATGGGACATTCCACCGGGGCCGTCGGAGTGGTCGGGGAATTGGGTCGGTTTCTGCCGGTCCCCCGGGTGACATTCGACGGAACCGGATACCATCTGGAATACGATCGGCCCGACAGTATCGGCAGGGTGCGCTGCTTTTTCGGAAACGCGCCCACGATTCTGCGGGCCTACGCCTGGATCATGCAGCACGGCGCCGACGGGTTGCGGGAAGTCGCCGAGTGCTCGGTGCTCAACAACAACTACCTGCTCAAGAAGCTGAGTGAAATTCCGGGGGTGGTCATTCAGTATGCTCAGGGAAAACGCCGGCTGGAGCAGGTTCGCTACTCCTGGGACAAGCTGAAGCAGGACACCGGCGTCGGCACCGAAGACGTGATGCGAAGAATGGCCGACTTCGGTCTGCAGCACTACTGGATGAGCCATCCTCCCTGGATCGTGCCGGAGCCGTTTACCCTGGAACCCTGCGAGTCCTATTCCAAGGACGATCTCGACGAGTACATCGCCGTACTGCGGCAGATTTCCCGGGAGGCCTACCAGGATCCCCAATTCGTCAAGAACGCTCCCCACAACTCCGTAGTCCACAAAGTTCCCTCGCCCGGCATCGACGAACCCGAGAGAATCGCCGTCACCTGGCGCCAGTACCAGAGGAAAAAGCGCACCGCTACCGCCGACCCCCAGGTGTAA
- a CDS encoding ATP-NAD kinase family protein encodes MKSVGLIVNPVAGMGGKVGLKGSDGPEVLRLARELGATPESPQRGGQALAALSESRDALQWITCPGEMGEDICRRAGLDPLILSSTQGRETTWEDTERAAGQLLDREVDLLLFAGGDGTARNVCRAVGSRLVALGIPAGVKIHSAVYAVTPRDAGEVARRFLEGGLRRVREGEVMDIDEESYRHGVVEARLYGYLRVPVEDRYVQRMKAGGAVSEAQELAGMAEEVVGCMQESEVFVIGPGTTTRAITERLGLPGTLLGVDVVCNRRLVARDVSERRLLELTAGRRVRIVITVIGGQGYILGRGNQQIGPTLLRQVGRQGLLVVATKEKLASLGGRPLLVDTGDEALNRELSGYLRVTTGYEDYVIYKVGHG; translated from the coding sequence ATGAAGAGCGTGGGCCTGATTGTCAATCCCGTCGCCGGGATGGGAGGCAAGGTGGGGCTCAAGGGCAGCGATGGCCCTGAAGTCCTGCGCCTGGCCCGAGAGCTGGGCGCGACTCCTGAATCTCCACAGCGGGGCGGCCAGGCGCTGGCCGCCCTTTCCGAATCGAGGGATGCGCTGCAATGGATCACCTGTCCGGGGGAAATGGGAGAGGACATCTGTCGTCGTGCCGGACTCGATCCCCTGATCCTGAGTTCCACACAGGGACGGGAAACCACCTGGGAAGACACGGAACGGGCCGCCGGGCAGTTGTTGGACAGAGAGGTGGACCTGCTGCTGTTCGCGGGTGGGGACGGCACCGCCCGGAATGTCTGCAGGGCCGTTGGCAGCCGCCTGGTGGCCCTGGGAATTCCAGCCGGAGTCAAGATCCATTCGGCGGTCTACGCCGTCACACCCAGGGACGCCGGGGAAGTGGCCCGCCGGTTTCTGGAGGGCGGGTTGAGGCGTGTTCGAGAGGGTGAGGTCATGGACATTGACGAGGAGTCCTATCGTCATGGCGTTGTCGAAGCCAGGCTCTACGGCTATCTGCGGGTCCCCGTGGAAGACCGCTATGTCCAAAGGATGAAGGCGGGAGGAGCGGTGTCGGAGGCTCAGGAGCTGGCCGGGATGGCGGAGGAGGTCGTCGGTTGCATGCAGGAATCGGAGGTTTTTGTGATCGGACCCGGGACGACCACTCGAGCCATAACGGAGAGACTGGGCCTGCCCGGCACGCTGCTGGGGGTGGACGTCGTCTGCAACCGCCGCCTGGTGGCCCGGGATGTCTCCGAGCGGCGGCTGCTGGAGCTGACCGCGGGGCGTCGGGTCAGAATCGTGATTACCGTCATAGGAGGGCAAGGCTATATTCTGGGGCGGGGAAATCAGCAAATCGGTCCGACCCTGCTCAGGCAGGTGGGCAGGCAAGGCCTGTTGGTGGTTGCTACCAAGGAGAAGCTGGCTTCCCTGGGGGGGAGACCGCTATTGGTTGACACCGGTGACGAAGCTCTGAATCGGGAGTTGAGCGGTTACCTCCGCGTCACCACGGGATATGAGGACTACGTCATCTACAAGGTAGGCCATGGATAG
- the rimO gene encoding 30S ribosomal protein S12 methylthiotransferase RimO has protein sequence MKKIGLVSLGCEKNLVDSEIMLGLLRRRGYEITAQAERADVIVVNTCGFIDKAKQESVDTILEMAEFKNSGQCSRLVVTGCLVERYREEIQTEIPEVDAVLGTTQLESIIDLCEGRIPPTIDNRYYLYDENTPRLLTTPGYTAYIKVAEGCDRPCSFCVIPRIRGAHRSRPMASILKEARFLADGGVKEIVLISQETTHYGIDLGMKQGLSRLLRELTKVEGIHWIRFLYAFPSQLGEDVLAAMREEEKICRYLDMPLQHASERVLRSMKRGGNSSSLSRLLDRVRERVPGITLRTSMIVGYPGETEEEFAELCRFVETIQFDRLGAFTYSDEEEAGSYHLDGKVPPALIEKRRRRLMGIQAKISRRKNRSMVGKRQPVLVEGKSAESDLLWQGRLESQAPRIDGVVLINDLEAAPPDSGEFGNVEITQAMNYDLVGRLV, from the coding sequence ATGAAGAAGATAGGCCTGGTTAGCCTGGGCTGCGAAAAAAACCTGGTCGACAGCGAGATCATGCTGGGGCTGCTGCGCCGAAGAGGGTACGAGATCACGGCCCAGGCCGAACGGGCGGACGTGATCGTAGTCAACACTTGCGGCTTCATCGACAAGGCCAAGCAGGAGAGCGTGGACACCATCCTGGAGATGGCGGAATTCAAGAACAGCGGCCAGTGTTCGCGCCTGGTGGTTACCGGCTGCCTGGTGGAACGCTACAGGGAGGAGATCCAAACGGAGATTCCCGAGGTGGACGCAGTTCTGGGAACGACCCAGTTGGAGTCCATTATCGACCTCTGCGAAGGACGAATCCCGCCCACAATCGATAACCGGTACTACCTGTACGACGAAAACACGCCCCGGCTGCTGACGACTCCCGGCTATACGGCCTACATCAAAGTCGCCGAGGGTTGTGATCGCCCCTGTTCCTTTTGCGTCATCCCCAGAATTCGCGGAGCCCATCGCAGCCGCCCGATGGCTTCCATCCTGAAGGAAGCCCGATTTCTGGCTGACGGCGGGGTCAAGGAGATCGTGCTGATCTCTCAGGAGACTACCCATTACGGGATCGACCTGGGTATGAAGCAGGGGCTGTCCCGGCTGCTGAGGGAACTGACCAAGGTGGAAGGGATCCACTGGATTCGCTTCCTTTACGCGTTCCCCTCGCAGCTCGGAGAGGATGTGCTGGCGGCCATGCGGGAGGAGGAAAAGATCTGCCGGTACCTGGACATGCCGCTCCAGCACGCCAGCGAGAGGGTTTTGAGATCGATGAAGCGGGGGGGCAACAGTTCCAGCCTGTCCCGGCTCCTGGATCGGGTTCGGGAAAGGGTTCCGGGAATTACCTTGCGGACCTCCATGATCGTGGGTTACCCCGGTGAGACCGAAGAGGAATTTGCCGAGTTGTGCCGCTTCGTGGAGACGATCCAGTTCGATCGACTGGGTGCTTTCACCTATTCGGACGAGGAAGAGGCCGGCAGCTATCACCTGGATGGAAAGGTGCCGCCGGCACTGATCGAAAAACGCCGCAGGCGGTTGATGGGAATCCAGGCCAAGATCTCCCGGCGGAAGAACCGGAGCATGGTGGGGAAGCGTCAACCCGTGCTCGTCGAAGGGAAGTCGGCCGAGAGCGACCTCCTCTGGCAAGGCCGGCTGGAGTCTCAAGCCCCCAGAATCGATGGCGTGGTTTTGATCAATGACCTGGAGGCTGCACCGCCCGATTCGGGAGAGTTTGGCAACGTTGAAATTACCCAGGCCATGAACTATGATCTGGTGGGCCGATTGGTATAA
- the yacG gene encoding DNA gyrase inhibitor YacG, translated as MTKCPMCKRPVRWKGNAYRPFCSERCQTRDLGNWATNRYTVPVENTPEIDEAEEAPAEE; from the coding sequence ATGACGAAGTGCCCCATGTGCAAGAGGCCGGTTCGGTGGAAAGGGAACGCCTACCGACCCTTTTGCAGTGAGCGTTGCCAAACGCGTGACTTGGGAAACTGGGCAACGAACCGCTACACGGTTCCGGTGGAGAATACGCCCGAAATCGACGAAGCTGAAGAAGCACCGGCCGAAGAATAA
- a CDS encoding phosphatidylglycerophosphatase A — translation MGAPTVTRPSGIKDRLALVIATGFGVGYCPIAPGTVGSFVGILLILLLSRWQLLGGQRVFVNWLVVAVIGAVGIWAGSRAEAVLGKRDPPQVVIDEIVGQLLTFGLIFRNPRLTLLLLGFLFFRFFDIAKPFPIRSLERVPLGFGIVLDDLAAGFYASLLLVLIDRYWLSLA, via the coding sequence ATGGGGGCTCCGACAGTCACCAGACCATCAGGCATCAAGGACCGATTGGCGCTGGTCATTGCCACCGGATTCGGTGTCGGCTATTGTCCGATAGCACCGGGCACGGTCGGTTCCTTTGTCGGCATTCTACTGATCCTGCTCCTCTCCCGTTGGCAGCTCCTGGGGGGACAACGGGTCTTCGTCAATTGGCTGGTGGTGGCGGTTATTGGCGCCGTAGGCATCTGGGCGGGTTCCCGGGCGGAAGCAGTCCTGGGCAAGCGGGATCCACCTCAAGTCGTCATCGATGAGATCGTGGGTCAGTTATTGACGTTCGGCCTGATCTTCAGGAACCCCCGGCTCACCCTGCTATTACTCGGTTTTTTGTTCTTTCGCTTCTTCGACATCGCCAAGCCCTTCCCGATAAGGTCCCTGGAGAGAGTTCCCCTGGGATTCGGAATCGTCCTCGACGATTTGGCCGCCGGTTTTTACGCCTCCTTGTTGCTGGTGCTGATTGATCGCTATTGGCTCTCGCTGGCATAA
- a CDS encoding gluconolaconase, translating into MIRILDLLPAAALPGGEIFVRCSGLELKSYLRPDVRIQRSSGHLVSAASDLIVAQVPSDARSGELWIAIDGQESNHVACEVADPVTDNLHPVANPVLDSGGNLFSTLSGRKGEKVPNSIFRISRTGVVEPLGAEIVNPTGLALNSRDELFVSSRHDGNIFRVSSQGETSIYAKGMGVATDIVFDREDNLYVGDRSGTIFKIDRKREIFVFATLEPSVSAYHLAFDHAGSLFVTGPTASTCDHVYKVTSSGEVEVFFTGLGRPQGMAFDAEGNLYVAASMAGRRGVVRINPDAEARLAISGSNLIGLTFGYGQDMYLATTSSIYRIHVGVEGKPLP; encoded by the coding sequence ATGATTAGAATTCTGGATCTGCTACCTGCAGCAGCCCTTCCCGGAGGGGAAATATTTGTTCGCTGCAGTGGCTTGGAATTGAAGTCCTACTTGCGGCCCGATGTGAGGATCCAGCGGTCGTCCGGCCACCTGGTTTCGGCAGCCTCCGATCTGATTGTGGCGCAGGTCCCATCGGATGCCCGCAGCGGGGAATTGTGGATTGCCATTGACGGACAGGAAAGCAATCACGTCGCCTGTGAAGTGGCCGATCCGGTGACTGACAATTTGCACCCGGTGGCCAATCCGGTCCTGGATTCGGGTGGCAACCTCTTTTCCACCCTGAGCGGTCGCAAGGGTGAGAAGGTTCCCAACTCCATCTTCAGGATCAGCCGGACCGGGGTTGTCGAACCCCTGGGCGCCGAGATCGTCAATCCGACCGGCCTGGCTCTCAACAGCAGGGACGAGCTGTTTGTTTCCAGCCGCCATGACGGGAATATCTTCAGAGTTTCCAGTCAGGGAGAGACCTCGATCTATGCCAAGGGAATGGGGGTAGCCACCGATATCGTCTTTGATCGCGAAGACAACCTTTACGTCGGCGACCGCAGCGGCACCATCTTCAAGATCGACAGAAAGCGTGAGATCTTCGTTTTTGCAACTCTCGAGCCCAGTGTGTCGGCCTATCACCTCGCCTTCGATCACGCCGGCAGCCTCTTTGTGACGGGACCGACCGCTTCTACCTGCGACCATGTCTACAAGGTCACCTCCAGCGGCGAGGTTGAGGTGTTCTTTACCGGATTGGGCAGGCCTCAGGGAATGGCCTTTGACGCGGAGGGCAACCTCTACGTGGCGGCCTCGATGGCAGGCCGGCGGGGTGTGGTGAGGATCAATCCCGATGCAGAGGCCAGGCTGGCCATCAGCGGCTCCAACCTCATCGGCTTGACATTCGGATATGGGCAGGACATGTATCTTGCCACCACCAGTTCCATCTATCGAATTCACGTCGGAGTCGAGGGTAAGCCTCTGCCCTGA